In the Methylomonas rhizoryzae genome, one interval contains:
- the fabZ gene encoding 3-hydroxyacyl-ACP dehydratase FabZ: protein MTASLDIQKIQEYLPHRYPFLLVDKVSEYQAGARLVGIKNVTFNEPFFQGHFPGLPIFPGVLIMEALAQATALLTAVSDDKLGPGTVYYLAGIDNARFKRKVVPGDQLTLIIDYLKHKRNIWTFECRAEVAGELAASAQITCAAAAG, encoded by the coding sequence ATGACCGCTTCCCTCGACATTCAAAAAATTCAGGAATACCTGCCGCACCGCTATCCGTTTCTGTTGGTCGACAAAGTAAGCGAATACCAAGCCGGCGCGCGCTTGGTCGGCATTAAAAACGTCACATTTAACGAACCTTTTTTTCAAGGGCACTTCCCGGGCTTACCCATTTTTCCGGGCGTTTTGATCATGGAAGCGTTGGCGCAAGCGACGGCGTTGTTAACGGCGGTCAGCGACGATAAATTAGGCCCCGGCACCGTTTATTACTTGGCCGGCATTGATAACGCCCGCTTCAAGCGCAAGGTCGTGCCCGGCGATCAGCTAACCCTGATAATCGACTACCTGAAACACAAGCGCAACATTTGGACCTTCGAATGCCGGGCCGAGGTGGCCGGGGAATTGGCCGCCAGCGCCCAAATTACCTGCGCGGCGGCGGCAGGCTGA
- the bamA gene encoding outer membrane protein assembly factor BamA: MLSLTAGKLTYAGGFVVDDIQVKGLQRISAGTVFNYLPVSVGELLTEAKQSAAIRALFNTGFFKDITLERDGNTLVVNVAERPSVAKVVIEGNKDIKKEDLEEALKKIGLAEGKVYNKQVLDKVEQELRRQYFSHGKYGLKIKTEVTELTRNRVGIHIDISEGRVAKIKQINIVGSRAFANEELRKDFELSTTNFLSFYSKDDQYSKQKLSADLEKLRSYYLDRGYINFSIESTQVDITADKKEIYITINVKEGEVYSLEKVKLSGELVVEPEELIKLVKVGPGEIFSRKNATETSKAISDRLGDEGYTFANVNMVPEINEANKTVVMTFFVDPGKRVYVHRINFKGNTKTRDEVIRREMRQMEASWASSSKIERSKTRLDRLGYFEEVGVETPPVVGAADQIDVNYSVKEKASGNLQAGVGYSQVQGVIFNANVSQDNIFGTGKKVDFAFNNSRILTRYNLGYRDPYYTLDGVSLGYDLGYTSRNGYQANISRYNTDIANAGMNFGIPLNEFDSLGFDIDLKHTNLSESLYSPQEVTDFIADKGDSFLTLSGGIGWSHDTLDKAVFATRGGQQRISALATVPGSDLEYFKLGYKQQYYFPLSSDFTFRLLGEVAYGDGYGSTDELPFFENYFGGGPGSVRGFRQNTLGPKDTPRVDKNGNAINGQIPRPLGGSSKLLGSAELFFPVPFLSDVKSVRLGTFFDAGTVSKGWQVDNLRLSAGLSGQWLSPFGAISVSVAQPFNSSSTDNVQNFQFTFGSGF; this comes from the coding sequence ATGTTGAGTTTAACGGCCGGCAAATTGACATACGCCGGCGGCTTCGTGGTCGATGACATTCAAGTTAAGGGCTTACAAAGAATTTCCGCAGGTACCGTTTTCAACTATCTGCCGGTCAGCGTGGGCGAACTACTCACGGAGGCGAAGCAAAGCGCCGCAATTAGAGCCTTGTTCAACACCGGATTTTTCAAAGACATCACCTTGGAGCGCGACGGCAACACCCTGGTCGTCAACGTGGCCGAGCGCCCGTCGGTTGCCAAAGTGGTCATCGAGGGCAATAAAGACATCAAGAAGGAAGATCTGGAAGAAGCCTTGAAAAAAATCGGTCTGGCCGAGGGCAAGGTATACAACAAGCAGGTACTGGATAAAGTCGAACAGGAACTGCGCCGCCAGTATTTCAGCCACGGCAAATACGGCCTGAAAATCAAAACAGAGGTAACCGAGCTCACCCGCAACCGGGTAGGCATACACATCGACATTTCCGAAGGCCGGGTTGCGAAAATCAAGCAGATCAATATCGTCGGCAGCCGCGCCTTCGCCAACGAAGAACTGCGCAAGGATTTCGAGCTCAGCACCACCAATTTCCTGTCGTTTTATTCCAAAGACGACCAATATTCCAAGCAAAAGCTTTCGGCGGACTTGGAAAAACTGCGCTCTTATTATCTCGACCGGGGTTATATCAATTTTTCCATCGAGTCCACCCAAGTGGACATTACCGCCGATAAAAAGGAAATCTACATCACCATCAACGTCAAGGAAGGCGAGGTCTACAGCCTGGAAAAAGTCAAACTGTCCGGCGAACTGGTGGTCGAGCCGGAAGAATTGATCAAGTTGGTTAAAGTCGGCCCCGGAGAAATCTTCTCGCGCAAAAACGCCACCGAAACCTCCAAGGCGATTTCCGACCGACTGGGCGACGAAGGCTATACCTTTGCCAACGTCAACATGGTGCCGGAAATCAACGAAGCCAATAAAACCGTGGTGATGACCTTTTTCGTGGACCCCGGCAAACGGGTTTACGTGCACCGCATCAATTTCAAAGGCAATACCAAAACCCGCGACGAAGTTATTCGCCGGGAAATGCGGCAAATGGAAGCCAGCTGGGCTTCCAGCAGCAAAATCGAGCGCTCCAAAACTCGTCTGGACCGTCTGGGCTACTTCGAGGAAGTCGGGGTGGAAACGCCGCCGGTGGTGGGTGCCGCCGATCAAATCGACGTCAATTACTCGGTCAAGGAAAAAGCCTCCGGTAACCTGCAGGCCGGCGTCGGTTATTCGCAAGTACAAGGGGTTATTTTCAATGCCAACGTCTCCCAGGACAACATCTTCGGTACCGGCAAAAAAGTCGATTTCGCCTTCAACAACAGCCGGATATTGACGCGCTACAACCTGGGTTATCGGGACCCTTACTATACATTGGACGGCGTCAGCTTGGGCTACGACCTGGGCTATACCTCGCGTAACGGCTATCAAGCCAACATTTCCCGTTACAACACCGACATCGCCAATGCCGGTATGAACTTCGGCATACCGCTGAACGAATTCGACAGTTTAGGGTTCGATATCGATTTAAAACACACCAATCTGTCCGAATCCCTTTATTCCCCGCAGGAAGTCACGGATTTCATTGCCGATAAGGGCGACAGCTTCTTGACGTTGTCCGGCGGCATCGGTTGGTCGCACGATACCCTGGACAAAGCCGTATTCGCCACCCGCGGCGGCCAGCAGCGGATTTCGGCCCTAGCTACCGTACCCGGCAGCGATTTGGAATATTTCAAACTCGGTTACAAGCAACAGTATTATTTCCCGCTGTCCAGCGACTTCACTTTTCGTTTGCTAGGCGAAGTCGCCTACGGCGACGGCTACGGCAGCACCGACGAACTGCCGTTCTTCGAAAACTATTTTGGCGGCGGCCCCGGCTCGGTTCGCGGTTTCAGGCAAAACACCTTGGGCCCCAAAGACACCCCGCGCGTAGATAAAAACGGCAATGCCATCAATGGCCAAATTCCCCGACCTTTAGGGGGCTCAAGCAAGCTTTTGGGATCGGCGGAACTGTTTTTCCCGGTACCCTTTCTCAGCGACGTCAAATCGGTGCGGCTGGGCACTTTTTTCGACGCCGGCACGGTCAGCAAAGGCTGGCAGGTCGACAACTTGCGTTTATCAGCCGGATTATCCGGCCAGTGGCTATCGCCCTTCGGCGCAATTTCGGTCAGCGTGGCCCAGCCTTTCAACTCCAGCAGCACGGACAATGTACAAAACTTCCAGTTTACCTTCGGTTCAGGATTTTAG
- a CDS encoding OmpH family outer membrane protein gives MKNRIWLFLMLMLTAGIAQAELKIGFVNVAKVLEKAPQAAKAKSRLETEFSPRDKALVSQQKEIKSMEEKLTRDAEVIGDEERRRLEKDIIDKKRDAARAQQEFSEDFNMRRNEELGNLQKRIVEAVRALAKEESFDLLLTDGVIYADDAIDVTSRVQQKLETLSQ, from the coding sequence ATGAAAAATAGAATTTGGTTGTTTCTAATGCTGATGTTAACGGCGGGTATTGCGCAGGCCGAGCTGAAAATCGGCTTTGTCAACGTTGCCAAAGTATTGGAAAAAGCCCCGCAAGCGGCGAAAGCTAAATCCCGTCTGGAAACCGAATTTTCGCCCAGGGATAAAGCACTGGTATCTCAGCAAAAGGAAATTAAAAGCATGGAAGAAAAATTGACCCGCGATGCGGAAGTCATCGGTGACGAGGAGCGCCGCCGCCTGGAAAAAGACATCATCGACAAAAAACGCGACGCCGCTAGAGCGCAACAAGAGTTCAGCGAAGACTTCAACATGCGCCGCAACGAAGAATTGGGCAATCTGCAAAAACGCATCGTCGAAGCGGTTAGAGCCTTGGCCAAGGAAGAATCTTTCGATTTACTGTTGACCGACGGCGTGATTTATGCCGACGATGCAATTGACGTCACCAGCCGCGTTCAACAAAAGTTGGAAACCTTGTCGCAATAA
- the lpxA gene encoding acyl-ACP--UDP-N-acetylglucosamine O-acyltransferase produces MIDPRAIVHPKAELAEGVKIGPYSIIGADVQIDAGTEVGPHVVINGPTSIGKDNRVYQFASIGEDPQDKKYAHEITRLQIGDRNVIREFCTMHRGTQQDHAVTQIGDDNLFMAYTHVAHDCMIGDQVIMANGASIAGHVHVGDHAILGGFTLVHQFTQIGEYSFSAMGSAITQDVPPYVMVGGRPTRPHGINSVGMERNGKSPEVIRQIRQAYKILYKNNLRLEDAIEEMEDMAGESNELSNMVSFLRNVTRGILR; encoded by the coding sequence ATGATCGATCCGCGCGCCATCGTTCATCCCAAAGCCGAATTGGCGGAAGGCGTCAAAATCGGCCCGTACTCCATTATCGGCGCCGATGTACAAATAGACGCTGGTACCGAGGTTGGCCCGCACGTCGTGATCAACGGTCCCACCTCGATCGGCAAAGACAACAGGGTTTATCAATTCGCCTCCATCGGCGAAGACCCGCAAGACAAAAAATACGCCCACGAAATCACCCGCTTGCAAATAGGCGACCGCAACGTCATCCGCGAATTTTGCACCATGCACCGCGGTACCCAACAAGACCACGCTGTCACCCAAATCGGCGACGATAATTTATTCATGGCCTACACCCACGTTGCGCACGATTGCATGATAGGCGATCAAGTCATCATGGCTAACGGTGCCTCCATCGCCGGCCACGTGCACGTCGGCGATCACGCCATACTGGGCGGCTTTACCCTGGTACATCAATTCACTCAGATCGGCGAATACAGTTTTTCCGCCATGGGCAGCGCCATCACTCAAGACGTACCGCCCTACGTCATGGTCGGCGGCCGCCCCACCCGCCCGCACGGCATTAATTCGGTCGGCATGGAGCGCAACGGTAAATCGCCGGAAGTGATCAGGCAAATTCGCCAAGCATATAAAATTCTTTACAAAAACAACTTGCGCCTGGAAGACGCCATCGAAGAAATGGAAGACATGGCTGGCGAAAGCAATGAACTTTCCAATATGGTCAGTTTTTTGCGCAATGTCACGCGCGGCATCCTTAGATAA
- the rnhB gene encoding ribonuclease HII, which yields MSRAASLDNEAPLVAGLDEVGRGCIVGPVIAAAVILDPGKPIAGLTDSKKLSERKRLILAEQIKQSALSWAIGRAEASEIDTINILQASLLAMCRAYKQLGVKPDLAQVDGNKLPAIDCPAQAIVGGDALIPAISAASILAKVARDQEMTTLDRMFPGYAFSVHKGYPTPSHLGKLADLGLTPQHRRSYAPVKKFSD from the coding sequence ATGTCACGCGCGGCATCCTTAGATAACGAAGCGCCGCTCGTCGCCGGCTTGGACGAAGTCGGCCGGGGTTGCATCGTCGGTCCGGTGATAGCCGCGGCCGTCATCCTGGACCCTGGCAAACCGATTGCCGGCTTGACCGATTCTAAAAAACTCAGCGAGCGCAAGCGCCTGATATTAGCCGAGCAAATCAAGCAATCTGCGCTGAGTTGGGCGATAGGCCGTGCCGAAGCCAGCGAAATCGACACCATCAACATCCTGCAAGCCAGTCTGCTCGCCATGTGCCGGGCTTATAAGCAACTAGGCGTCAAACCCGATCTCGCCCAAGTGGACGGCAATAAATTACCGGCTATCGATTGCCCGGCACAAGCCATCGTCGGCGGCGATGCCTTGATTCCGGCCATCTCTGCCGCATCGATATTGGCAAAAGTAGCGCGCGACCAAGAAATGACCACCTTGGATCGCATGTTTCCCGGCTATGCGTTCAGCGTGCACAAAGGCTATCCGACGCCATCTCATCTCGGCAAACTCGCGGACCTGGGTTTAACCCCGCAACACCGGCGCAGCTATGCGCCGGTCAAAAAATTTTCGGATTAA